Proteins encoded within one genomic window of Pseudorasbora parva isolate DD20220531a chromosome 3, ASM2467924v1, whole genome shotgun sequence:
- the zgc:55461 gene encoding beta-tubulin family protein — protein sequence MREIVHLQAGQCGNQIGAKFWEVISDEHGIDPTGTYHGDSDLQLERINVYYNEATGGKYVPRAVLVDLEPGTMDSVRSGPFGQVFRPDNFVFGQSGAGNNWAKGHYTEGAELVDSVLDVVRKEAESCDCLQGFQLTHSLGGGTGSGMGTLLISKIREEYPDRIMNTFSVVPSPKVSDTVVEPYNATLSVHQLVENTDETYCIDNEALYDICFRTLKLTTPTYGDLNHLVSATMSGVTTCLRFPGQLNADLRKLAVNMVPFPRLHFFMPGFAPLTSRGSQQYRALTVPELTQQMFDAKNMMAACDPRHGRYLTVAAVFRGRMSMKEVDEQMLNVQNKNSSYFVEWIPNNVKTAVCDIPPRGLKMAATFIGNSTAIQELFKRISEQFTAMFRRKAFLHWYTGEGMDEMEFTEAESNMNDLVSEYQQYQDATAEEEGEFEEEGEEELA from the exons ATGAGGGAAATTGTTCACCTGCAAGCTGGTCAATGTGGGAACCAAATCGGTGCCAAA TTTTGGGAGGTGATTAGTGATGAGCACGGAATTGACCCGACAGGAACTTACCATGGAGACAGTGATCTGCAGTTGGAGCGGATTAATGTTTACTACAATGAAGCCACTG GTGGAAAGTATGTTCCTCGTGCTGTTCTTGTCGACTTGGAGCCTGGAACCATGGATTCGGTGAGATCGGGACCATTTGGGCAGGTCTTCCGACCTGATAACTTTGTCTTTG GTCAGAGTGGTGCTGGAAACAACTGGGCCAAGGGTCACTACACCGAAGGTGCTGAGCTTGTAGACTCTGTTCTTGATGTTGTCCGTAAGGAAGCGGAAAGCTGTGACTGTCTGCAAGGCTTCCAGCTCACCCACTCCCTAGGAGGAGGCACCGGGTCAGGCATGGGCACTCTCCTCATCAGCAAGATCCGTGAGGAGTACCCAGACCGCATCATGAACACTTTCAGCGTGGTGCCCTCACCCAAAGTCTCAGACACTGTTGTAGAGCCTTATAATGCCACACTGTCTGTCCATCAACTGGTGGAGAACACAGATGAAACTTATTGCATTGACAATGAGGCGCTGTATGACATTTGCTTCCGTACACTCAAACTCACTACGCCCACCTACGGCGATCTTAACCACCTCGTGTCCGCCACAATGAGCGGGGTCACCACATGTCTGCGCTTCCCAGGCCAACTCAATGCTGACCTGCGCAAACTCGCCGTCAATATGGTGCCTTTCCCCCGTCTGCATTTCTTCATGCCGGGCTTCGCCCCCCTCACCAGCAGAGGGAGTCAGCAATACAGAGCTCTTACGGTTCCTGAGCTCACGCAGCAGATGTTCGATGCCAAGAATATGATGGCTGCTTGTGACCCCCGCCACGGTCGTTACCTCACCGTGGCCGCCGTTTTCCGAGGCCGTATGTCTATGAAGGAAGTGGATGAGCAGATGCTGAATGTCCAGAACAAGAACAGCAGCTATTTCGTGGAGTGGATCCCCAACAATGTCAAGACCGCCGTGTGCGACATCCCGCCTCGCGGTCTCAAAATGGCAGCCACTTTCATCGGCAACAGCACCGCCATCCAGGAGCTGTTCAAGCGCATCTCTGAGCAGTTCACTGCCATGTTCAGGCGCAAGGCCTTCTTGCATTGGTACACGGGCGAGGGGATGGATGAGATGGAGTTCACGGAGGCCGAAAGCAATATGAATGACTTGGTGTCAGAGTACCAGCAGTACCAAGACGCTACTGCAGAAGAGGAGGGAGAGTTCGAGGAAGAGGGAGAGGAGGAGCTTGCATAG